The Arachis hypogaea cultivar Tifrunner chromosome 16, arahy.Tifrunner.gnm2.J5K5, whole genome shotgun sequence genome contains a region encoding:
- the LOC112758225 gene encoding uncharacterized protein, translating into MRALVRVSNNYLCSSFSQIHKSQYRSIFSTPQLQASWMDKVKNVFTGQNPKQNDSSAESFTLLRFADEMKNARRIGTFKQFVVGRSSEVTFTTAFEKYEAILRCLANFDPTGENLTRDQKQEAAKHCNSTLVEVENTLAKFTWAKLAQKKIEKLKEEGKPLPTTISEVQKLVGSTPLDLARSNMAQGGQNSIGRNAPCPCGSKKKYKWCCGKTSRKSGVVN; encoded by the exons ATGCGTGCACTCGTGAGAGTGAGCAATAACTATCTTTGCTCATCCTTTAGCCAAATCCACAAGTCACAGTATCGCTCCATCTTCTCTACACCACAGCTTCAGGCCTCATGGATGGACAAGGTCAAAAACGTCTTTACAGGCCAAAACCCCAAGCAAAACGACTCCTCCGCCGAATCGTTCACCCTCCTCC GCTTTGCGGATGAAATGAAGAACGCAAGAAGGATCGGCACCTTTAAGCAGTTTGTGGTTGGAAGAAGCAGCGAAGTCACCTTCACCACCGCCTTCGAAAAATACGAAGCTATCCTTCGATGCCTCGCCAATTTTGATCCTACCGGAGAG AATCTGACTAGGGATCAAAAACAAGAAGCGGCAAAGCATTGTAACTCGACGCTTGTTGAAGTTGAGAATACGCTTGCCAAGTTCACTTGGGCGAAGTTAGCACAGAAGAAGATTGAGAAGTTAAAAGAAGAGGGAAAACCATTGCCCACAACTATTAGCGAG GTCCAAAAGCTGGTTGGTTCAACTCCATTGGATCTTGCAAGGTCTAATATGGCTCAGGGTGGACAAAATAGCATTGGCAGGAATGCACCCTGTCCATGCGGATCAAAGAAGAAATATAAAtg GTGTTGTGGAAAGACTTCAAGAAAATCAGGGGTTGTAAATTAA
- the LOC112758230 gene encoding uncharacterized protein has protein sequence MSNLDLSKISLRPFKLSDVDDFLLWAGDDQVTQNLRWKTCGSREEALAFIRDVCIPHPWRRSICLDDRSIGFVSVYPWSGDDRCKADIGYAVAADYWGQGIATKAVKMAVPQVFNDLSHLVRLQAFTSPENKASQRVLEKAGFLKEGLLRKYTYFKGNIKDSVVFSFLSTDEFPHDDSWK, from the coding sequence ATGTCGAATTTGGATCTCTCAAAAATTTCTCTGCGGCCATTCAAGCTAAGCGATGTTGACGACTTTTTGCTATGGGCTGGGGATGATCAAGTCACACAAAACTTAAGATGGAAGACTTGTGGTTCAAGGGAAGAGGCTTTGGCCTTCATAAGAGACGTGTGCATACCTCATCCGTGGCGACGCTCAATCTGCCTTGACGACCGTTCCATAGGCTTTGTTTCGGTGTATCCGTGGTCAGGTGATGATAGATGCAAGGCTGACATAGGCTATGCCGTGGCCGCAGACTACTGGGGCCAAGGCATAGCCACCAAAGCAGTGAAGATGGCTGTGCCTCAAGTGTTCAATGACTTGTCTCATCTGGTAAGATTGCAGGCTTTCACTTCCCCTGAGAACAAGGCTTCTCAGAGAGTACTGGAAAAGGCTGGGTTCCTTAAGGAGGGTCTGCTCAGAAAGTACACTTATTTTAAAGGGAACATTAAGGATTCGGTAGTGTTTAGTTTCTTGTCAACTGATGAATTTCCTCATGATGACTCGTGGAAATAA